agggcaacGTAGCCCTCATCCTCTGGCCCTGGGGGTTGGGTGCTGCAAGCCCATGGCTCTGGGGTGCAAAAGCAAGGGGGGCGCAGCCTGTGCCTACCTATTCCCACTGCGGCATTCACGGCTTTCCTCTCCCACTCCCAAGCTACAACGTGGACTCCAGGAGCTGCAACATCTATAAACACGTGAGTGCAGCCCTGTCTCCAGCCCTGCGGCATGTCCCAGCTCaccttgcaggggagggggagccctgaccttgctgccccaggcccaggggctgcctgccagggcaAGCCTGGCATTGGAGGGTCatgggcctgggctgggatgagcGCTGGTTGCTGCACGGTCCGGATAGacacagctgccccaggctggggccacggCTGCTCCCTTGGCTCTGCCAGAGCCCATGCGGGGTCCTGCCCATCACTGACAGGTCTGTCCTgtgggctgctgtggggggagccTGACCTCCCCATGGTACAGCTCAAAcctgctctgtctctctctgctgcctggcgCCGGGACCCACAGAAGGTAcgtgcctgcagctggcaggtggggacagaCTGCGATGGCCGGGGTGGCCCTGGGGGAAacagccaggcccaggctcaGATCGGGCCCCCCCCGTCtctgccagggagggagggggtgggagtggggtccCACGGGGACAGGACAAGGTCCCGGGGCAGGAGCAGTTCGTGGCAGGGCCCTGGGGCGGCTGCACGTAGGGCTGAGCCCTGAGCCGTGTCTGGCACAGGACTTCCTGGGACAGGCCTTTGTGGCGCTGGGCGAAGTCATCGGGTCCCGCAGAGGCCGCCTGGAGAAAGCCCTGACGTGAGTCACGGAGCCCAGGAGCCTggcgggtggtggcagtgggaggccCCCAGGCGGTCGGGCCTGCCGTGGGCTTGGTGGATGTGAGCAGACGGCAGCTGCGCCTTGCCCTGTTCTTGGCCCGTTCAAgaccttcctctccctgcccagtgGGGTGCCGGGCAAGAAGTGCGGGACCATCATGGTGCTGGCAGAGGAGCTGAGTAATTGCCGGGTAAGCGTgaatgcccccagccccatgctgccctgcacagcccccacctTGGCCCAGCTGGAGGGGCCAGGCCtagagggcagggcctggggaagcCCAGGTGTGACAGGGCCAAGGTGGGCGGGGGGGGCGTGAGCACGGACTGCCCTGGCACTGACTGGCCTCTGCCCACAGGACGTGGTCACCATGCAGCTGTGCGCCAACAAGCTGGACAAGAAGGATTTCTTCGGGAAGTCGGACCCCTTCCTTGTCTTCTACCGCAGCAACGAGGATGGCACGTACGTGGGGACCAAGCCGGGCTGGACCAGGGGGCTCCCCGCGCAGCCGCTCTCAGCCCACCCCTCTGCTGCTCCTACAGGTTCACCATCTGCCACAAGACGGAGGTGGTGAAGAACACGCTCAATCCTGTGTGGCAGCCGTTCACCATCCCTGTGCGAGCCCTGTGCAACGGGGACTACGACAGGTTGGTCAGGGCCTGCACCTCCCACCCCCGCGCCCCAGCAGCACGTGCTCCCTGCGGCTCGCGCCAGGCCCAGCGAGCACCCGCAGTTGTGCAGACGCAGCCCTGCCCAGGCGGGATGGGTGCGTGGTGCCCGGGGCTGAGAGGATGGACAGCATTGTGCTGGGGGCCGATGCCCGCTCACCGTGGCTGGCTCCTCTGTTCCAGGACAGTGAAGATCGACGTGTACGACTGGGACCGAGATGGCAGGTGAGGCGTCCCCAGGGCCCTGCTGTctggcaggctgcaagcagctgcacgaGCCCTGCTGTGCCCACAGGCCTGCTCTTGCCCACCCGTGGCCCTTGGGCCTCCTGTTGGGAGCTGCCCTTGGCAGCATGTCCCGGCTCCAGCACCACAGCCCTGCCCGctgagcctgggcagggcagcctccGCTTCCATCTCccggggagcatggggctgggcgtCGAGCCGAGACACCCGGGCTCATCTCAcgtgggggtggagaggagctgcgtgcagggctgggtctggcctggcccaggggctgtgggtcactCCCCTTGCACAACCGCTTTGCCCCCAGCCACGACTTCATTGGGGAGTTTGCCACCAGCTACCGGGAGCTCTCCCGCGCCCAGAGCCAGTTCACGGTCTATGAGGTGAGGccgtgggcatggggcagggaggcaggaagggctgggggtggctttggggcaggcctgggggtgcatggagctgggggggctggtgcctgaCCACCCCTCTAAACCAGGTGCTGAACCCCAGGAAGAAATGCAAGAAGAAGAAATACGTCAACTCGGGAACTGTGAGTGCCCCCCGCTCTGCTTAGCCAGGCTGTGCCCCCCCCAAATCCAGCTCCCCGCCTCGGGTCCGGGGCCTGCCCGCGTGCCTGGTGCTCCAGGGAGGACAGggctctctggggagcctgtagGTCACctgggcgggggccgccgggtgTTTGCAGTCCTGACCCCTTCCCCCGCAGGTGACCCTGCTCTCCTTCTCCGTGGAGTCCGAGTTCACCTTTGTGGATTACATCCGTGGCGGGTGAGTGGCTGTGGCTCCGAGGCAGCCcggcttcctgctgcccccgtGCTCCGAGCGAGCTCTTGGTCGAGCGCCCGCAGGCCCGGGGGCCGAGCACGACTCCCCACAGCCAGGGGccgcagggctggatggggcccgGCCGAGAGCGGCAGGAGAtgtaggggaaggagggggctggTGGTCCAGATGCCTGTGGGGGGCCGGGGCTAGACTCTCCCCCCCCACAGGACACAGCTGAATTTCACAGTTGCCATCGATTTCACGGCCTCCAACGGT
The window above is part of the Alligator mississippiensis isolate rAllMis1 chromosome 12, rAllMis1, whole genome shotgun sequence genome. Proteins encoded here:
- the CPNE9 gene encoding copine-9 isoform X2, yielding MSAGCCTVRIDTAAPGWGHGCSLGSARAHAGSCPSLTGLSCGLLWGEPDLPMVQLKPALSLSAAWRRDPQKDFLGQAFVALGEVIGSRRGRLEKALTGVPGKKCGTIMVLAEELSNCRDVVTMQLCANKLDKKDFFGKSDPFLVFYRSNEDGTFTICHKTEVVKNTLNPVWQPFTIPVRALCNGDYDRTVKIDVYDWDRDGSHDFIGEFATSYRELSRAQSQFTVYEVLNPRKKCKKKKYVNSGTVTLLSFSVESEFTFVDYIRGGTQLNFTVAIDFTASNGIPSQPTSLHYMSPYQLSAYAMALKAVGEIIQDYDSDKLFPAYGFGAKVPPDGRISHQFPLNNNLEDPNCTGIEGVLEAYFQSLRTVQLYGPTNFAPVINQVARSAAQVTDGSQYHVLLIITDGVISDMLQTKEAIVSASALPMSIIIVGVGPAEFEAMEELDGDDVRVSSRGRSAERDIVQFVPFRDYVDRAGSQVLSMARLARDVLAEVPEQLLSYMRAHDLEPRPAGPAAR